In the genome of Bacteroidota bacterium, one region contains:
- a CDS encoding permease has protein sequence MEVKVYIVAFFKDFVTILGEMSPYLLLGFFFAGLLYAFMPRQKIERYFSGKALKSSVLASVFGIPLPLCSCGVIPTGTALYRNGASKGGTVSFLISTPQTGIDSILATFSLMGLPFAVIRPVAALITGITGGLITGVITNNKSDSRVYQQHDETPKTFSQRVVDVFRYGFLEFIQDISKWLVIGIVLAAIISALIPDDFFELMNLPPILQMLVILVVSIPLYICATGSIPLAAVLILKGLSPGAAFVLLMAGPATNAATITMIGKVLGKRSLFTYLATIIVGALSFGLIIDYVLPGDWFTQIANQHLGHDHGGNLNWWQITSGLVLILLIINGYIQKYLNSKQNLVKKINSITMETQTIKVEGMTCNHCKANVETMLEKLCFINSAKVNLSDKTVTIEGDYIEVDKAKETIEALGYKPD, from the coding sequence TGTCTCCCTATTTATTGTTGGGATTTTTCTTTGCCGGACTATTGTATGCATTTATGCCTCGGCAGAAAATTGAACGCTATTTTAGTGGCAAAGCCCTAAAATCGTCTGTTCTGGCATCTGTATTTGGTATTCCTCTGCCTCTTTGTTCCTGTGGAGTTATTCCAACGGGCACAGCCTTATACAGAAACGGAGCTTCAAAAGGAGGAACAGTATCATTTCTGATTTCCACACCTCAAACCGGAATAGATTCTATTTTGGCAACATTTTCTTTAATGGGTTTACCTTTTGCTGTTATTCGCCCTGTTGCTGCTTTAATAACCGGCATTACAGGAGGTTTAATAACAGGTGTAATCACAAACAACAAATCTGACAGCCGGGTATATCAGCAACATGATGAAACCCCAAAAACTTTTTCTCAACGGGTAGTTGATGTATTTCGATATGGTTTTTTAGAGTTTATTCAGGATATTTCAAAATGGTTGGTAATAGGTATAGTTTTGGCAGCAATTATATCTGCTCTTATTCCTGACGATTTTTTTGAATTAATGAACCTGCCCCCAATACTGCAAATGCTTGTGATACTGGTGGTATCAATACCTTTATATATCTGTGCAACAGGCTCTATTCCTTTGGCTGCGGTTTTAATATTAAAAGGGCTTAGCCCCGGAGCAGCCTTTGTTTTACTGATGGCTGGTCCGGCAACCAATGCTGCCACAATTACCATGATTGGTAAAGTACTTGGCAAAAGAAGTCTGTTCACTTATCTGGCTACAATTATCGTTGGAGCATTAAGCTTTGGTTTAATTATTGACTATGTCTTACCCGGTGATTGGTTTACTCAAATTGCGAATCAACATTTAGGTCATGATCACGGTGGGAATTTGAATTGGTGGCAAATAACCTCAGGTTTGGTTTTAATACTTTTAATAATCAACGGGTATATTCAAAAGTATCTCAATTCAAAACAAAATTTAGTAAAAAAAATAAATAGTATTACAATGGAAACTCAAACAATCAAAGTAGAAGGAATGACCTGTAATCACTGTAAAGCAAATGTTGAGACGATGCTCGAAAAGCTGTGCTTTATAAATAGTGCAAAAGTAAATCTCAGTGATAAGACCGTTACTATTGAAGGTGATTACATTGAAGTTGATAAGGCAAAGGAAACTATCGAAGCACTTGGCTATAAACCTGATTAA
- a CDS encoding efflux RND transporter permease subunit yields MLNRTVKFFLENKLVTFLFLIIFITWGIISSPFSWQTGFLPSDPVPVDAIPDIGENQQIVYTEWAGQSPQDIEDQISFPLTTALLGIPGVHTIRSNSIFGVSSIYIIFEEDVEFYWSRTRILEKLNSLPAGTLPKGVTPSLGPDATALGQIYWYTLEGRDENGKPNGGWDPHELRTIQDFYIKYGLTAAKGVSEVASIGGFIKEYQIDVDPNAMKAHGVTVGQIIQAVKKSNLDIGARTIEFNRVEYLIRALGYIKSLDDIEKSVVSVKNNIPIRIKDVANVSFGPATRRGGLDKGGAEAVGGVVVARYGANPLEVISNVKAKIEEISKGLPSKILDDATVSKVTIIPFYDRTDLIKETLGTLQEALTLELLISIIVIIILVLNLRASFLISSLLPIGVLMTFIAMRSFGVDANIVALSGIAIAIGVMVDVGVVFTENIIRHVESLENKGKKLINTIYDSTIEVAPAVITALATTIVSFLPVFAMQAAEGKLFRPLAFTKTFAMISALIIGLTIIPALAHIIFSIKVDRKRTRQILNIVLVLLGISFVFFGKVFIAITIVAIGVNNFLDYKWSETRKDFPNYINIGIIAIIVVWLLTQEWMPLGAQNSNVSNLIFVGLLIALVLAFMLFIVKSYSGILSWALDNKVKFLSIPVIVVLFGILTWQGIDKVFSFMPESIKQSNSWLSLNKTFPGIGKEFMPDLDEGSFLLMPTTMPHSGIEENLEVIRMLDKKVNAIHEVDNVLGKWGRVNSALDPAPTSMYENIINYKPEYVLDENGHRLRFKTNNDGAYELKDGTNYNQDDGFRVIEKDLLIEDKTGEYFRQWRENIKSPNDIWTEIVTQSSIPGLTSAPKLQPIQTRLLMLQTGMRAPMGIKVFGPDLETIENVGYELENHLKHVEGVEPMSVFADRVVGKPYLELNIDRSAISRYGLTIADLQIILSSAIGGMKLTSTVEGRERFPVRVRYAREYRDNPEDLKRILIPTLSGVQVPLGELADINYTRGAQLIKSENTFLVGYVIFDKKEGYAEVDVVENAQEYLDEKADQGAFNVPAGVNYKFTGNYENQIRATKRLLIVIPVSLIVIFLILYFQFRSVTAASLIFSGIFVAFSGGFIMLWLYSQSWFMNFSLGGIHLQDMFRIHTINLSVAVWVGFIALFGIATDDGVLISTYLKQIFDKKQPESVKEVREKVMEAGLKRVRPAMMTTATTIIALMPVLTSTGKGSDIMVPMAIPSVGGMLIATLTIFVVPVLYSIWQERKVKRLYKTLNK; encoded by the coding sequence ATGTTGAATAGAACCGTAAAATTCTTTTTAGAGAATAAGTTGGTGACATTCCTGTTTCTAATAATATTTATTACCTGGGGAATAATTTCGTCACCATTCAGTTGGCAAACAGGCTTTCTTCCATCCGACCCGGTTCCTGTTGATGCCATTCCCGATATTGGCGAAAACCAACAGATTGTTTATACCGAGTGGGCAGGACAATCGCCACAGGATATTGAAGATCAGATATCATTCCCATTAACAACAGCATTGTTAGGTATTCCCGGTGTGCATACTATCAGGAGTAATTCCATCTTTGGAGTATCCAGTATTTACATCATTTTCGAAGAAGATGTTGAGTTTTATTGGAGTAGAACAAGGATACTTGAAAAACTAAATTCTCTTCCGGCAGGAACACTGCCTAAGGGAGTAACACCATCTTTGGGACCGGACGCAACTGCACTTGGCCAGATCTATTGGTACACACTCGAAGGCAGAGATGAAAACGGGAAGCCAAATGGCGGTTGGGATCCGCATGAGTTAAGAACCATACAAGACTTTTACATCAAGTATGGCTTAACGGCGGCAAAAGGAGTTTCTGAAGTTGCCTCAATAGGTGGATTTATAAAAGAGTATCAGATCGACGTAGACCCCAATGCTATGAAAGCACATGGCGTAACTGTTGGGCAAATTATACAAGCTGTTAAAAAAAGTAATCTTGATATTGGTGCAAGAACCATAGAATTTAACCGGGTTGAATATCTGATTAGAGCTTTGGGATATATTAAGAGCCTGGATGATATTGAAAAAAGTGTTGTAAGCGTTAAAAATAACATTCCTATTCGTATAAAAGATGTAGCAAACGTTAGTTTTGGCCCGGCTACCCGAAGAGGTGGATTAGACAAGGGAGGTGCAGAGGCTGTTGGAGGTGTAGTGGTAGCACGATATGGAGCAAACCCTTTGGAAGTAATCTCTAATGTAAAAGCAAAAATTGAAGAGATTTCAAAGGGATTACCATCAAAAATTTTAGATGATGCTACAGTTTCAAAAGTAACAATAATCCCTTTTTACGACCGAACGGATTTAATTAAGGAGACACTTGGAACACTACAGGAAGCATTAACTCTGGAGCTTCTTATAAGTATTATTGTCATAATTATACTTGTACTAAATCTTCGTGCTTCATTTCTTATCTCCAGTTTGTTGCCAATTGGAGTGTTAATGACATTTATTGCCATGCGTAGCTTTGGTGTAGATGCCAATATTGTAGCTCTTTCGGGTATTGCTATTGCTATTGGAGTAATGGTTGACGTAGGAGTGGTTTTTACCGAAAATATTATAAGGCATGTCGAATCGCTTGAAAATAAAGGTAAGAAGCTCATAAATACAATTTATGATTCAACAATCGAAGTTGCACCGGCAGTAATTACAGCATTAGCAACAACTATTGTAAGTTTCTTGCCCGTATTTGCCATGCAGGCTGCCGAAGGCAAGTTATTCCGTCCACTGGCTTTTACCAAAACCTTTGCAATGATTTCTGCATTGATTATTGGATTGACTATTATTCCGGCATTAGCCCATATCATATTTTCAATAAAGGTGGATAGAAAAAGAACCAGGCAAATACTAAATATCGTATTAGTTCTACTTGGAATAAGCTTTGTGTTTTTTGGAAAAGTTTTTATTGCGATAACAATTGTTGCTATCGGTGTGAATAACTTTCTGGATTATAAATGGAGTGAGACAAGAAAAGACTTTCCGAATTACATTAACATTGGTATTATAGCAATAATAGTTGTTTGGTTGCTCACACAAGAATGGATGCCACTTGGGGCGCAAAATAGCAATGTGTCAAACCTGATATTTGTAGGGCTGTTAATTGCGTTGGTATTAGCTTTCATGTTATTTATTGTAAAATCGTATTCAGGAATTCTTTCCTGGGCATTAGATAACAAAGTGAAATTTTTGAGTATTCCTGTTATTGTGGTTCTTTTTGGAATTTTAACATGGCAGGGCATTGATAAAGTTTTCTCATTTATGCCGGAAAGTATTAAGCAGAGCAACTCATGGTTATCATTAAATAAAACCTTTCCGGGAATAGGCAAAGAGTTTATGCCTGATTTGGATGAAGGCTCATTTTTATTGATGCCTACAACTATGCCACATTCAGGTATCGAGGAAAATCTCGAAGTCATTCGCATGTTAGACAAAAAGGTTAATGCCATTCACGAAGTAGATAATGTGCTTGGCAAATGGGGGCGTGTTAATTCGGCTCTCGACCCTGCTCCAACATCGATGTATGAAAATATAATTAATTACAAACCGGAGTATGTTTTGGATGAAAACGGGCATCGTTTACGTTTTAAAACAAATAATGATGGAGCGTATGAGCTTAAAGATGGTACTAATTACAATCAGGATGATGGTTTCAGGGTAATTGAAAAAGACCTGTTAATTGAAGATAAAACCGGAGAATATTTTAGACAGTGGCGCGAAAATATTAAATCGCCTAATGATATTTGGACTGAAATAGTTACACAATCGAGTATTCCCGGTTTAACCTCAGCTCCAAAATTACAGCCTATTCAAACTCGGTTGCTAATGCTTCAAACAGGAATGCGTGCTCCAATGGGAATAAAAGTTTTTGGCCCGGATCTGGAAACAATAGAAAATGTAGGTTACGAATTGGAAAATCACTTAAAGCATGTTGAAGGTGTTGAACCGATGTCGGTATTTGCCGATAGAGTAGTTGGTAAGCCATATCTGGAATTAAATATTGACCGAAGCGCTATTTCCCGCTATGGTTTAACAATTGCCGATTTGCAAATTATCCTGAGTAGTGCTATTGGAGGTATGAAGCTGACTTCTACAGTTGAGGGAAGAGAGCGTTTCCCTGTTCGTGTTCGTTATGCCCGTGAGTATAGAGATAATCCCGAAGATTTGAAGCGTATACTTATACCTACGCTTTCAGGTGTACAAGTGCCATTGGGCGAATTAGCAGATATTAATTACACTCGTGGGGCCCAATTGATAAAAAGTGAAAACACCTTTTTGGTAGGCTATGTAATATTCGATAAAAAAGAAGGATATGCCGAGGTTGATGTGGTTGAAAATGCGCAGGAATATTTAGATGAAAAAGCTGATCAGGGAGCATTCAATGTACCTGCCGGAGTGAATTATAAGTTTACGGGTAACTACGAAAATCAAATTCGGGCTACCAAAAGGCTTTTGATTGTGATACCGGTATCACTCATCGTAATCTTCCTGATATTGTATTTTCAGTTCAGGTCTGTTACAGCAGCAAGTCTGATATTCTCAGGAATATTCGTTGCCTTTTCAGGTGGTTTTATCATGCTTTGGCTCTATAGTCAATCGTGGTTTATGAACTTTAGTTTAGGAGGTATTCACCTGCAGGATATGTTCCGGATTCACACCATTAACCTTAGTGTGGCAGTTTGGGTTGGTTTTATTGCCCTGTTTGGAATAGCAACCGATGATGGAGTGCTTATCAGTACCTATCTAAAGCAGATTTTCGACAAAAAACAACCTGAATCGGTGAAAGAAGTCCGCGAGAAGGTGATGGAAGCCGGATTGAAAAGGGTTCGCCCTGCCATGATGACCACAGCTACAACAATAATTGCATTAATGCCCGTGCTTACATCAACCGGTAAAGGCTCGGATATTATGGTGCCTATGGCAATACCGTCTGTTGGCGGTATGCTTATAGCAACACTTACCATTTTTGTTGTACCGGTTTTATACAGTATTTGGCAAGAGAGAAAAGTAAAACGATTGTATAAAACATTAAATAAATAA
- a CDS encoding TolC family protein — protein sequence MQKIVYILTIVILTLSGNLFAQEILNQYLQTAAENNPGLKAQFNEYMSSLERVAQVGALPDPVVAFGYFIQPVETRVGPQQAKISASQMFPWFGTLSARENSVESLAKAKYEQFEDTKSKLFYDVKATYYNLFFSRKAIDITIVNIDILASFKSLANIKVGSGSATAVDAYRVEMEINDLENQLALLRDNANVLSVKFNKLLNVEETTDIQIEESLAGIELMDKQSELDNILANNNSLSVFDYRLEGLQYRQKAASKDGLPQFSVGLEYAFIGNGNSTAANAGQDAFMFPKVGITVPLYRKKYRAKVQELVYLQEAATYQKADKQNTLIILFSEVWKDYRDAIRRVELYKTQEELAEKSLSILESNYATNNVNFEEILRMERKLLKYALELQKAGADKEAAVAFIQYLQGK from the coding sequence ATGCAAAAAATAGTTTATATACTGACCATTGTTATTCTGACCTTATCGGGAAATTTGTTTGCACAGGAGATATTAAATCAATATTTACAGACTGCAGCAGAAAATAACCCCGGCTTAAAGGCGCAGTTTAATGAGTACATGTCGAGTTTGGAAAGAGTAGCACAAGTAGGAGCTTTGCCCGACCCGGTAGTGGCATTTGGGTATTTCATCCAACCTGTAGAGACCAGAGTTGGCCCGCAACAGGCAAAAATCTCAGCTTCTCAGATGTTTCCCTGGTTTGGAACATTATCGGCACGTGAAAACTCAGTTGAATCACTTGCAAAAGCGAAGTATGAACAGTTTGAAGATACAAAATCGAAATTGTTTTATGATGTTAAGGCTACCTATTATAACCTTTTCTTTAGCCGAAAGGCAATAGATATTACAATCGTGAATATCGATATTTTAGCATCTTTTAAAAGTCTTGCCAATATAAAGGTCGGGTCAGGTTCAGCAACAGCAGTTGATGCTTATAGGGTTGAAATGGAAATAAACGACCTCGAAAACCAGTTGGCTCTTTTGCGGGATAATGCAAATGTACTGTCAGTGAAGTTTAACAAGCTCCTGAATGTTGAAGAAACAACCGACATACAAATAGAAGAAAGTTTAGCAGGAATTGAATTAATGGATAAGCAAAGTGAACTGGACAACATACTGGCAAACAACAATTCGCTTTCTGTATTTGATTACCGGCTGGAGGGACTGCAATACCGACAGAAAGCTGCTTCGAAAGATGGTTTGCCACAATTTTCAGTAGGATTGGAATATGCTTTTATCGGAAACGGGAATTCAACTGCGGCAAATGCCGGTCAGGATGCTTTTATGTTCCCGAAAGTAGGAATTACTGTGCCATTGTACCGAAAAAAATACAGAGCTAAGGTACAGGAACTGGTGTATTTACAGGAAGCTGCGACATACCAAAAAGCAGATAAGCAAAATACTCTGATAATTCTCTTTTCAGAAGTTTGGAAAGATTACCGGGATGCAATAAGGCGGGTAGAGCTTTACAAAACTCAAGAGGAACTGGCAGAGAAATCTTTATCAATTCTCGAATCGAACTATGCTACCAACAACGTGAATTTCGAAGAAATACTGAGAATGGAACGCAAGCTTCTTAAGTATGCTTTGGAGTTACAAAAAGCCGGTGCAGATAAAGAAGCTGCAGTTGCATTCATTCAATATTTACAAGGCAAATAA
- a CDS encoding efflux RND transporter periplasmic adaptor subunit, whose product MMTTKINKRDIRLTGITLFAGLFLGWLFFHSSGDEASHNHEEHSVAEETVYTCSMHPQIKQNKPGLCPICAMDLVPVETGNSDGEHVDPNEIQMTESALALASVQTVIVKKGIPEKKIQLLGKVKADERKISELTARFGGRIEKLFINYTGQQVQKGQKLATIYSPELITAQKELLEAIKYKNSNPSFYKAVRSKLKLWNLSEKQINAIENSGKPKTYFNIRSPITGTVTKRHVAIGNYVKEGSALFEVIDLSKVWVMFDAYESDLSWIKNGDKIDFTIQSVPGEIYTGKVTHIDPFIDAQTRVAQVRVELNNPQQQLKPGMFTSGILISNTAENTNELLIPKSSILWTGKRAVVYVKIPERKTASFIYREIVLGPEAGNLYVVRDGLSEGEEIAVNGVFKIDAAAQLAGKSSMMNP is encoded by the coding sequence ATGATGACAACAAAAATAAATAAACGGGATATAAGGCTGACAGGCATTACATTGTTTGCAGGCCTGTTTTTAGGTTGGTTGTTTTTTCATTCATCGGGTGATGAAGCATCACACAATCACGAGGAACACAGCGTTGCTGAAGAAACAGTATACACTTGCTCGATGCACCCGCAGATTAAACAAAATAAGCCCGGTTTATGCCCCATTTGTGCAATGGATTTAGTGCCGGTAGAAACAGGAAATTCAGATGGAGAACATGTTGACCCCAATGAAATTCAAATGACAGAATCGGCATTGGCATTAGCCTCTGTGCAAACTGTAATTGTAAAAAAAGGTATTCCCGAAAAGAAAATACAATTGCTTGGAAAAGTAAAAGCAGATGAACGTAAAATATCTGAATTAACTGCTCGTTTTGGCGGACGTATTGAAAAGTTATTTATTAATTATACAGGTCAGCAGGTGCAAAAAGGGCAAAAGCTGGCTACAATTTATTCGCCCGAGTTAATTACAGCCCAAAAAGAATTATTGGAGGCAATAAAGTACAAAAACTCAAATCCTTCTTTTTACAAAGCCGTACGTAGCAAGCTAAAACTTTGGAACTTAAGCGAAAAACAAATCAATGCTATTGAAAACAGCGGAAAACCCAAGACTTATTTTAATATTCGTTCTCCTATTACAGGTACAGTAACAAAACGCCATGTTGCTATCGGAAACTATGTGAAAGAGGGATCTGCATTGTTTGAAGTGATTGATTTATCGAAAGTTTGGGTGATGTTCGATGCTTACGAAAGCGATTTATCCTGGATTAAAAATGGTGATAAAATCGACTTCACAATACAATCGGTACCGGGTGAAATCTATACGGGCAAAGTAACTCATATCGACCCTTTTATCGATGCTCAGACAAGGGTGGCGCAAGTTCGGGTTGAACTTAATAATCCCCAACAGCAATTAAAACCCGGGATGTTTACCAGTGGAATATTAATATCAAACACAGCAGAAAACACAAACGAATTGCTGATACCAAAGTCATCAATATTATGGACAGGAAAACGTGCTGTAGTATATGTTAAAATACCGGAGCGTAAAACAGCATCATTTATCTATCGGGAAATTGTTTTAGGACCGGAAGCAGGAAACTTATATGTAGTAAGAGATGGCTTATCGGAAGGTGAAGAGATTGCTGTGAACGGAGTATTCAAGATTGATGCAGCAGCTCAGCTGGCAGGAAAATCGAGTATGATGAATCCGTAG